One window of Nocardia sp. NBC_00508 genomic DNA carries:
- a CDS encoding roadblock/LC7 domain-containing protein translates to MTTHLSSADPHTFNWMLANFVRETDGVREAVAVSSDGLLIAMSDGLDRTSADRLAAMVSGLVGLARSASRSYSFDGLKLIMIEMKRGFLLVSAMGDGSCLGVIADSGCDVGLVGYEMAVLADRAGALLDPALIAELRETLRR, encoded by the coding sequence GTGACCACCCACCTATCGAGCGCCGACCCGCACACGTTCAACTGGATGCTGGCCAACTTCGTCCGCGAGACCGACGGTGTCCGCGAGGCGGTCGCGGTCTCTTCGGACGGACTACTCATCGCGATGTCCGACGGCTTGGACCGCACCTCCGCCGACCGGCTCGCCGCCATGGTGTCCGGGTTGGTCGGTCTCGCCAGGAGCGCCTCGCGCAGTTACTCGTTCGACGGGCTGAAGCTGATCATGATCGAGATGAAGCGCGGGTTCCTGCTCGTCTCGGCGATGGGCGACGGCAGCTGCCTCGGCGTGATCGCCGACAGCGGTTGCGACGTCGGGCTGGTGGGCTACGAGATGGCCGTGCTCGCCGACCGCGCCGGCGCGCTGCTGGATCCGGCGCTGATCGCCGAACTGCGCGAGACGCTGCGGCGATGA
- a CDS encoding sensor histidine kinase, which produces MSLVLVLALLGALIAREIDAYRKSRDTVAAVSLALAVQDLVHETQRERGLTNGLLGGDGRLRQPVDDQRGAVDRALRDLQQAMASNPPGAERVRSAARPLTDLDATRSRIDELRTSRQAAFQYYTDAIDALNHLSLGLDQASDPTVRHGLQALYALGEAKEQTARERGFLNGVFAADAFGPGEYVQFLDIRAAKLAGLAAFARDATAAQRSRLDAALDSANAVAAAESENIAIASSAGPLVRPVDPITWWTRMTAVIDEQRTVQQAVGSDVRQRADVLRRNAAVILGAFALAAMGSIAVQVALVVAAVRAIVRPLATLATDADDVSSRRLPDVIAAWRTGADTRPDPPARVRTPPGAGAEIAAVAGALDRVQSTAFDLASEQALVRRNTTESMVSLARRSQNLVRRQLNLISEFEREELDPKALSNLFELDHLATRMRRNAESLLVLVGEGSPRRWAEPIPLSDVIRAGLSEVDDYRRVVLRRMDDVLITGAAASELAHILAELIENGLAFSPPDLEVEIYGRGGPGGYLLAVVDHGVGMPAEQLARANARLCGEQDFVVAPTRNLGHYVVGRLAQRLGIGVELSVSPVSGIVARLTLPPGMLEIEPDQQRDVAAERAAASGAETGWGDSGRVAGSPAIGAARGDTAALPVVSAPAVPGRPAIAVDQIGAQPASPTSAPNPPARSRGGAGPSAYTQFVSPRMESAAAPVDSAHESSRETAKSGSGHTPIASPQTESAPVGRPRESFRAPAPSVSGEPAVQRTKNGLVKRNKKARAAATRPGSDAVPRLELAPAVDRSPEEIRSMLSAFRTGHQRGVPAPAAPRDNDISAVASAYEFQPAVPIAEEIR; this is translated from the coding sequence GTGTCACTGGTTCTGGTGCTCGCGTTGCTGGGCGCCCTGATCGCACGGGAGATCGACGCGTATCGCAAGAGCCGGGACACTGTGGCCGCGGTGTCGCTGGCCCTCGCGGTGCAGGACCTGGTGCACGAGACGCAGCGCGAGCGCGGTCTGACCAACGGTCTACTCGGCGGTGACGGGCGATTGCGGCAGCCGGTGGACGACCAGCGCGGCGCCGTCGACCGCGCGCTGCGCGACTTGCAGCAGGCGATGGCGAGCAACCCACCCGGCGCCGAGCGGGTCCGGTCGGCCGCTCGGCCGCTGACCGACCTGGACGCGACCCGGTCCCGGATCGATGAGCTGCGAACGTCACGGCAGGCGGCCTTCCAGTACTACACCGACGCCATCGACGCGCTGAACCACCTGTCCCTCGGTCTCGACCAGGCGAGCGACCCCACGGTCCGGCACGGCCTGCAGGCGCTGTACGCGCTGGGCGAGGCCAAGGAGCAGACCGCGCGGGAACGTGGCTTCCTCAACGGGGTCTTCGCCGCCGACGCGTTCGGACCGGGGGAGTACGTGCAGTTCCTCGACATCCGAGCGGCCAAGCTGGCCGGTTTGGCCGCGTTCGCCCGCGATGCCACCGCGGCCCAGCGCTCCCGCCTGGACGCGGCGCTGGACAGCGCGAACGCGGTCGCAGCCGCGGAGTCGGAGAACATCGCGATCGCCTCCAGCGCCGGACCGCTGGTTCGGCCGGTCGATCCGATCACCTGGTGGACCCGGATGACCGCGGTGATCGACGAGCAGCGCACTGTGCAGCAGGCGGTCGGCAGCGACGTGCGGCAGCGCGCCGACGTATTGCGCAGGAACGCCGCGGTGATCCTCGGCGCGTTCGCGCTCGCCGCGATGGGCTCGATCGCGGTGCAGGTGGCGTTGGTCGTCGCCGCGGTGCGGGCGATCGTCCGGCCGTTGGCGACGCTGGCCACCGACGCCGACGACGTCTCGAGCAGGCGCCTGCCGGACGTGATCGCCGCATGGCGCACCGGCGCCGACACCCGGCCGGACCCGCCCGCTCGAGTGCGGACTCCGCCGGGGGCGGGCGCCGAGATCGCCGCGGTGGCCGGAGCGTTGGACCGGGTGCAGTCCACCGCGTTCGACCTCGCGTCGGAGCAGGCGCTGGTGCGCCGCAACACCACCGAGTCGATGGTGAGCCTGGCCCGCCGCAGCCAGAACCTGGTGCGCCGCCAGCTCAATCTGATCAGCGAATTCGAGCGCGAGGAACTCGATCCCAAGGCGCTGTCGAACCTGTTCGAGCTCGACCACCTCGCCACCCGTATGCGCCGCAATGCCGAAAGCCTGCTCGTGCTGGTCGGCGAGGGGAGCCCGCGACGCTGGGCGGAACCGATTCCGTTGAGCGACGTGATCCGCGCCGGTTTGTCCGAGGTCGACGACTACCGCAGGGTGGTGCTGCGGCGCATGGACGACGTGCTGATCACCGGGGCGGCGGCCAGCGAGCTGGCGCACATCCTCGCCGAGCTGATCGAGAACGGGCTCGCCTTTTCCCCACCGGACCTCGAAGTGGAGATCTACGGGCGCGGCGGGCCGGGCGGGTATCTGCTCGCCGTGGTCGACCACGGGGTCGGCATGCCCGCGGAACAGCTGGCTCGAGCCAACGCGCGGCTGTGTGGCGAACAGGACTTCGTCGTCGCGCCCACCCGCAATCTGGGCCACTATGTGGTCGGCAGGCTTGCCCAGCGCCTCGGTATCGGCGTCGAGCTGAGCGTCTCGCCGGTGAGCGGCATCGTCGCGCGCCTGACGCTGCCGCCGGGAATGCTGGAAATCGAACCGGACCAGCAGCGTGATGTCGCGGCCGAGCGAGCCGCCGCGTCCGGAGCCGAAACCGGCTGGGGCGACTCCGGACGGGTCGCCGGATCCCCGGCCATCGGCGCCGCGCGAGGTGACACCGCCGCGCTCCCGGTCGTCTCGGCTCCGGCGGTGCCGGGCCGGCCCGCAATCGCGGTCGACCAGATCGGTGCGCAGCCCGCGTCTCCCACCTCGGCTCCCAATCCACCCGCCCGCTCGAGGGGTGGCGCCGGCCCGTCCGCCTACACCCAGTTCGTCTCACCGCGAATGGAATCGGCGGCCGCACCGGTTGATTCCGCTCACGAATCCTCCCGCGAGACAGCGAAATCGGGTTCCGGCCACACCCCGATCGCTTCGCCGCAGACGGAGTCGGCGCCGGTCGGCCGTCCTCGTGAAAGCTTCCGTGCACCAGCGCCATCGGTTTCCGGCGAACCTGCGGTTCAGCGCACCAAGAACGGCCTGGTCAAGCGAAACAAGAAGGCCCGCGCGGCGGCTACACGCCCCGGTTCCGACGCGGTACCCCGGCTGGAACTCGCACCGGCGGTTGATCGCTCACCTGAGGAGATCCGCAGCATGCTGTCCGCCTTTCGCACCGGCCATCAGCGCGGCGTACCGGCCCCCGCCGCACCGCGCGACAACGACATCAGCGCCGTCGCTTCGGCGTACGAATTCCAGCCTGCCGTGCCCATCGCAGAGGAGATCCGGTGA
- a CDS encoding DUF3558 domain-containing protein: MAHRITLVPLAVALVLGLAACGGEEPGGSPAATSTQPTSASGTQAQLFDPCAGIPENALTTAGLDPATEQAGIGGVKQPGWEICGWKGADYTLGVFSTAGTVAEFERKQGNVDFQDVTIAGRAGRQFRVDDAAKDQMCDVLFAAKQGLLQLTLVTKTAGQSPCDRLVQVGEAIVPVLPT; encoded by the coding sequence ATGGCGCACCGAATCACGTTGGTTCCCTTGGCGGTAGCACTTGTGCTGGGACTGGCCGCCTGCGGTGGCGAGGAGCCCGGCGGGTCACCGGCCGCCACCAGCACACAGCCAACTAGTGCCAGCGGTACGCAGGCCCAGCTGTTCGATCCCTGCGCCGGCATTCCCGAAAACGCGCTGACGACCGCCGGACTCGACCCGGCGACCGAACAGGCCGGTATCGGCGGCGTCAAGCAGCCCGGCTGGGAGATCTGCGGATGGAAGGGCGCCGACTACACCCTCGGCGTGTTCTCCACCGCAGGGACGGTGGCCGAGTTCGAGCGCAAGCAGGGCAACGTCGACTTCCAGGACGTCACCATCGCCGGACGTGCGGGCCGCCAGTTCCGCGTCGACGACGCCGCCAAGGATCAGATGTGCGACGTGCTGTTCGCCGCGAAGCAAGGGCTACTGCAACTGACGCTGGTCACCAAGACCGCCGGACAGAGCCCGTGCGATCGGCTGGTACAGGTCGGCGAGGCGATCGTCCCGGTGCTGCCGACGTAG